CGGTCATCGACCTGGGCGTGGCCGGGTTCCGGGTGGACGCGGCCAAGCACGTGCAGGAGGCACACCTGGCCGACATCATCAACCGGCTGCGTGACGTACCCGGCTTCGGCGGTCGGCCCGACCTCTTCCACGAGGTGTACGGCGACGGGACGATCCCCTACACCGCGTACGCCCCGTACGGCGGAGTGACCAACTTCGACTACCAGCGCGCCGTCTCGTCGGCGTTCCGCGACGGCAACATCGCCCAGTTGGGCAACCTGCCCAACTACGGCGGGCTCACCGCGCAGCAGGCCGTGGTCTTCATCGACAACCACGACACCCAGCGGGAGAACCCGACGCTTACCTACAAGAACGGCGCCCGCTACTACCTGGCGGACACGTTCATGCTGGCCCACCCCTACGGCCGGCCCCAGCTGATGTCGAGTTACGCCTTCGGCTCCGTGCACGGGCAGGGCCCGCCCAGCACCTCAACCGGCAGCACCCTGGCCACCGACTGCGGCAACGGCGCGTGGATCTGCGAGCACCGCAACCCCGGCGTGGCCGGCATGCCGGGCTTCCGCAACGCGGTCGCCGGCACCGGCATCGGATCGGTCGTCACCGAGGGCAACGGCCGGCTGGCCTTCGCCCGGGGCAACCGGGGGTACGCGGCCTTCAACGCCACCGGCAGCACGTGGAGCCGCAGCTTCGACACCTCGCTGCCGGACGGCCGCTACTGCAACGTCGGCCGGGGCCGGTACGACCGCTCCACCGGGGCCTGCCCGGGCGGCGTGGTGACCGTCTCCGGCGGTGCCTTCACCGCGTCGATCCCCGCAGACCAGGCCGTCGCCCTGCACGTCGAGGCCCGCCTGGACGGCCCGGCGCCCACTCCCACGGCCACGCCGACCGCCGGGCCGACCGGCTCGCCGACGCCGACCCCGAGCCCGTCCAACCCGGCCGGGGCCACCCGGTTCACCGCGACCGTGACCACCACCCCCGGTCAGGAGGTGTACGTGGTCGGCTCGCTTCCGCAGCTCGGCTCCTGGAACCCGGCGAACGGGGTGCCGCTCTCCACCACGTCGGGCAGCTACCCGACCTGGACCGGGTCGGTGGACCTCCCGGCCGGCACCGCCTTCGAATGGAAGCTGGTGAAGGTCGGCAACGGCACGGTGCAGTGGGAGAACGATCCGAACCGTACCGGCACCGCCGGCACGGCCATCACCGCCAGCTGGAACCAACCTGCCGGCAACCCGCCGGGCGATGCGACTGTCTCCTTCCGGGCCACCGCCACCACCACCCTGGGCCAGCACCTCTACGTCGTCGGTGACCTGCCCGCGCTCGGTGGCTGGGATCCGGCCCGGGGCGTACGCCTCTCGCCCACCGGCTACCCGGTCTGGACCGGCGAGCTGAGCCTGCCGACCGGCACCGCGTTCTCCTACAAGTACGTCAAGCGCACCGACGCCGGCCAGGTGGTCTGGGAGTCGGGCGCAAACCGTACGGCCACCGCCACCGGACCGCTCACCCTGACCGACACCTGGCGCTGACCGACACCCTGGCACTGACCGACACCCTGGCACTGACCGGCACCCTGGCACTGACCGGCACCCTGGCACTGACCGGCACCCTGGCGCTGACGGCAGCATCGCGCGGCCCCTCCCGAGTTCGATCGGGAGGGGCCGCCCCCGTTGCGCGGGTCGGGTAGCTGTCGTGGCGTTAAAAGGGGGCCCCTGCTCTACACCAGGCGTTAATAAGGGGCCCTTCCTTTCACGGGGTTGCGCGGCGGATGATGAGCCAGCTGACGATGGCGAGCGGGATAGCGAGCAGTGCGGGATAGCCCACCAGCAGGGCCGCGCCGGACTGGTCGGCGAACCATTCGCCGATCGCCGGCCACCAGCCCCGCCAGGAGGCCAGCACCGCCGCACCGCCGAACACGACGAGCGACAGGGTGCCGAGCGTGAGCATGCCGTTGACACCCCACCGCTTGAACACCAACGCGATGGCCATGCCCAGGAAGCCGAGCAGCAGGAACGGGATCGCGAAGCCGAGGAACCGCAGTACCGGGTGCTCCACCAGCAGGAACGGCAGGCCGAAGAAGCGCAGTCCAATGCCCCAGCCGCCGGTCGCCTCCTCGGTGACGGCCAACAGGTAGAGCACAGCGGCGTAGCTGATCGCCTGTGCCCCGAACTGGAGGACGTTGCCGAGGTAGAAGCTGCGGCGCGAGACGCCCAGGCCGATCGCGAACGGGAAGTCCTGCGTGATTGTGGTGATGCAGGCGACGAGCATCACGATGTAGATGCTGAGCAGGCCACCGGTGGTCGGTTCGGCTTCGATGGGTTCGCGCATGGCGGTGAAGAGCGCCAGGTTGATGAAGAAGCTGAGGGCGAGGATCCCCCAGGGCCAGCCGACCACGAGGGGCCAGGCGACGAACTGGAGCCGGGCGACGGTCAGGGCTCGGTTCATCGGAGTGCCTCCTTGCTGGTCGCCCCGGCGGTGGCCGGCGCGGCGCCGTTGGTCGCGGTGGTCAGGCGGACGACGGTGTCCTGGAGCGAGGAGGCTTCCAGGGTGAGGCCGAGGGTGCGGGCGCGGTCGTGCTCGGCCGGGCCGAAGTCGCCGCGTACGGTGGCGCGGGCCGTTCCGCCGAGCAACATCCGGTGTAGTTCGGCACCGGTACGTGCGAACTCGTCCACCGCGGCGACCGGGCCGGACACGGTGAGTACCTGACCGCGCAGCGCCTCCGTCTCCGCATCCAGCAGCAGCCGACCCCGGTCGATCAGCAGCACGTGCTCGATCAGGTCGCTCACCTCGTCGATGAGGTGGGTGGAGAGCACGATCGTGCGGGGGTGCTCGGTGTAGTCGGCCAGCAGGCGGTCGTAGAAGATCTGCCGGGCGACGGCGTCCAGGCCGAGGTACGGCTCGTCGAAGAAGGTGAGCGGGGCCCGGGAGGCCAGCCCGATGATGATGCCGAGTGAGGAGAGCATGCCCCGGGACAGCTTGCTGACGGCGCGCCGCAGCGGCAGCCGGAAATCGTCGACCAACTGCTTGGCGAACTCGTCGTCCCAGCCCGGGTGGACCAGGCTGGCCGCGCGCAGCACGTAGTGCACGGCCATCGACGGGTACGTCTGGCTCTCCTTGATGAAGGAGATGCGGGACAGCACCGCCTCGTTCTCGTACGGGTGCTGCCCGAAGACCGTGACCTCGCCGGAGGTGGCGAAGTGCTGCGCGGTGAGGATCTGCATCAGGGTGGTCTTGCCGGCCCCGTTGCGGCCCAGCAGCCCGTAGATCCGGTTCTCGGTGAGCGAGAAACTGATCCCGTCCAGCGCGGTGACCTCCCGGTACCGCTTGGTCAGATTGCTGACGGTGACGACCGGGCTCATCGGGACCCCTCCCACGTGTCGATCATGTGTTTGAGTTCCGCCGGGTCGATGCCGAGCTTGCGCGCCTCGGTGAGCAGCGGTTGGACGTACTGCCGAGCGAAGTCGTCGCGACGCCGGCCGCGCAGCTTCGCGCGGGCGCCGGAGGAGACGAACATCCCGATTCCTCGTTTCTTGTAGAGCGTTCCGTCGTCGACCAGCTTGTTGACGCCCTTGGCTGCGGTGGCGGGGTTGATTCGGTGAAAGGCCGCCAACTCGTTCGTGGACGGCACCTGCGCCTCCTCGGCCAGCGTCCCGTCCAGGATCGAGTTCTCCAGCAGCTCCGCGATCTGGAGAAAGATCGGTCGCCCGTCCTCCATCACATCCACCACCGTGACTCGCCGCCCTGGTTGGCCGGTTCACTACTCATGTAACTAACCATGCAACCACGGTGCCTCTGCTGTCAAGCGAACGTGCCGCCCGGTCGCGGTGACCGGGCGGCACGTCAGCAGGTTGTGGTTGTGGTGTTAATAGGGGGCCCCTGCTCTACCCCAGGCGTTAGAAGGGGGCCCCTCCTTTCAGCCGGTAGGCGCGGATGATCGTCTGGTCGATCGTGTTGCCCTGCCGGTCGGCGACCGAGGTACGCAGCGACACGTAGCCGTTGCCCCGGGGATGCTGGACCGTCGCGGTCCAGTTCTTGCCGGCGGCCTTGACCTTGGCCGGCTGCCAGGTCCTGCCGTCGTCGTACGAGACCTGCACGGTGACCCGCTTCGGCGTGACCGACGCCCCTTCGTTGCCGATGACCCGCAGCGGGATGTCGAAGCGTCGGCCGGCGGGTGCCGCGGAGTTGCGGTCGAGCTTCGGGGCGTACCGCACCACCATCATCGGCAGCAGCGCCCAGTCTGCTCCGTCGGGTCGGGCGGAGCGGAACCGCCAGGTCAGCGCGACCTCGGTGGACAGCTCAGCGATGCTGCGCCGGGCCGAGGCCTCCAGCCGGTACGCCGCCGGCTGCGCCGGCACCTCGAAGATGCCGAAGCCGGCCTCCTGCGCGCCGGTCCATTCGTCGATCAGCTCGTCGCCCCGGTAGAGCGCGGTCCGCTCGGCGTCGGCAGTGGAGATGCCGCCGTGCCCGGCCGCGTCACCGTGCATCGGGATGTCCACCAGGATCACGTCCTCGATCCGGGCGGCGCTGCCGCTCGGGCTGCCGGTCCGCAGCAGGGTCGGCCCGATCGGTGCGCCGTTCCACACGTCCTGGTAGGACCGGCCGGCCCGGTACCGCTGGGCCTCGCCGAAGAGCACCTTCCGGAACTCCCCGTACTCCTCGTCCTCGGCGCGCTGCTCGAAGTAGAGGCTGCCGGCCCAGGCGACTCCCTTGGTGCTGTGGTACTCGGTCCACCTGTCGCTCACCGGCACCGGCATGCCGAAGGTCGACCCGTACACGCCGTCGAACGCCGCGGACATGTCCCGATCGACGTGGTTGCCGACCCGCTCGCCGCGCAACTCGTGCCGCACGGTGGCCAGCTCCGAACGCCGGACGTCCTTGCGGTACCCGGTGGGCAGCCGACCCGGGAATCCCTCACCCAGGTGATAGAGGTGCGGGCCGCCCGCGCCGCCGGGCCGCACCCACTGGTGCGCCACCATGCTGCTGAGGTGGTCCGCGTTCTTCTGGCTACCGAGCTGGGCCGAGTGGATGGTGGTGAAGTCCTCGGCCATGACGCCGATCAGCCCGTACGCCCCGTCGGACAACTCGACCACCATCGCCATCTGGACCAGGGCCAGCCGGGCGGCGCGGTCCGGCACGGTGGCCCTGATCGGCTTGGCCTTGCGGGCGTCCAGGCTGACCGTGGCGTCCCGGGTCAGGTTGAGCTCGGGTTGGGCCAGCAGACTGCTGCGCACCTGGTCGTCGTACTCGTCGATGACGCTTGTCACGGCGTACCGGCCGGTGGGGACCCGGACGGTGACGGCGCCGTCGACCGCGCTGTAGACGACCTCCACGGTCGGTACGTCGATGCCGCTGATCAGGGTGAAGAAGGCGTCGGCCGGCCCACCTGTGGAGTCCAGGTGGTTGACGGTCAGGTTGTAGCTCTCCACCTCGCGGTGCACCCCGACCGGAACGACCGTGCGGACCTGGCCGGCGGTGGCGACCAGGTGCCCGCTGTAGTAGCCGTCCGCCCCGTCGACGCTGGTGTCGACGGTGGCCGCCACCTCGGCGGTGCCGCCCGCCGGCACGGTGACCTGGGACGCGGCGGTGCGGAACATGCCCTCCGGCGCCGGCTTGCCGTCCGGGCCGGTGACCTGCCAGGCCAGGTCGAGAGTGAGCGCCTCGGTCCCGTCGTTGCGGTACGTCACGGTCCGGGTGATCGGCTCGTCGTCCTGGTGCGGCCAGAGCGTGCGGCCGTACGACACGCTCGGCGGATCGGCGGTCACCGGCTGGCCGATGGCCCGCGCCACGTCGACCAGGCCGGCCCCCTGCTGGTACGCGGTGTCACCCGGCCGCGGGTTGGCCGAGCCCATCAGGGCGGCCTTGAGCCGGGTCGCGTCCCACTCGGGGTGCTGCTGGGCGAGCAGCGCCGCCGCCCCCGCGACGTGCGGGGCGGCCATCGAGGTACCGGACTCGGCGACGTAGTGGTCGCCGACCGGGATGCCCATCACGCCCTCGGCCGCCTTCGCCGCGACGATCCCGACCCCGGGCGCGGTGATGTCGGGCTTCACCGCGTCGTCACCGACACGCGCGCCCCGGCTGGAGAAGTCGGCGAGGGAACCGTCCCGGTCGACCGCCCCGACGGTAAGCGCCGCGTCCGCGCTGCCCGGCGAACCGACCGTACGATCGGTCGGCCCCTCGTTGCCGGCGGAGATCACGAAGAGCGCCCCGGTCTGTGCGGTGAGCGTGTTCACCGCCTCCTCGAACGGGTCGACCTCCGGCCCGTCCGAGCCGCCCAGGCTCATGTTGATGACGTCGGCCTGCTTGTCCACGGCGGCCCAGTGCATCGCCTCGATGATCGCCGAGTCGTCGCACCAGTACTCGCAGACCTTCGCGGAGACCAACGTGGCGTCCGGGGCGACCCCCCGGTACCGCCCGTCCGAGGCGGCACCGCTGCCGGCAATCGTCGACGCCACGTGCGTGCCGTGCCCGAACCGGTCCACCGCGTCGGTCTCCGGCAGGAAGCTGACCGCCTCGGTCACCACGTCGGCCAGGTCGGGATGGGTCAGATCGACACCACTGTCGATGACCGCCACGGTCACCCCGGCGCCGGTGAACCCGGCCTCGTACGCCGCAGGTGCCCCGATCTGCTGCACGCCCCGGTCCACCGCCGGCCGACGCTTGCCGTCGAGCCAGATCCGCTCGATCCCGGCGATCTCACCGGCGTCGGCCGCCCGATCGGCGGTCAGCTCCGTCCAGACCTCGGCCAGGTCGTCCTTTGCCGCGCTGACCGCCGCGCCCTCGATGGCCGGAAGTTCACGGTCGACGCGGATCTCGTCACCGGGCAGCGACGAACCACCCCGCCGGGCGGCTGCCCCGTCCGGGTACGCCACGATCATCGGCAGGCGCTCGCGGGCCGCGTCGTGGTAGCCGTACTCGATCAGCTTGTTGACGTTGAACAGCCGGCGGTCCAGCACGCCGGAGCCGATCAGCGGTACCGCGTCCGCGGGAATGACGTGCAGCTCACCGCCGATCTCGTGGGTGGTGAACCGGATGCTCGCGCGGTCCTTCGCCGGGCGGATCGTCACCCGGTCGGCCCGGCCGACCGTGACCCGGTCCCCGGTGATCAGTGTGACCGTGGCCGGTTGGTCGAGGGCCCCCGCCGCCGGCACGGCGCCTCGACCCGGCCCGCTGCCCCGCCCCGGCTCGCCGCCCCCACCGGGTGCGGCCCAGCCGGGTTGCCCCAGCCCCAGGACGAGAGCGGCGGCCAGCCCGGCCGCACCGACCCGTTTGTGTCTCCTCACCAAGACCTCCCCATCGAAGGATCGAGAACTACGAACATTCTCCAGAGCAGAGATAAGGATCCTGTTAGGACGATCTAGCGAACTCTGACAGATATCGGTCTGCTAGCTCGCCACGCCGGATGTCACGGCAGGTGCTTGCCCTCGGGCCGACCGTTGGCGAGCATGACCCCTCAGGAGGGCGGCGCGTGAAGTACCTGATGTTGATTTACGGCAACGAAGAGATCTGGGGCAGCCTCCCGGAAGACGAGCTGGCCACCTTGATCGGCAACGTGGACGCCTTCAACGAGGCGCTGCGCGCCTCAGGTGAGTTGGTGGACTCGCAGGGGTTGCAGACCCGACCCCGGGCAGTGCGCATCGTCGAGGGCGCGCCGGTCGTCACCGACGGGCCGTACCTGGAGGCCAAGGAGTACGTCGGCTCGTACTTCGTGGTCGACGTGGCAAGTGAGCAGCGGGCGATGGAGATCGCCCGGTCGTACCCGGGGCTGCGGTTCGCCGCCGGGGCCGGTGGCGGTCTGGAGGTCTGGCCCCTGATGACCCGGGACGAGCGCTGAGCCTCGACGAGGCCGACGTCGATCTGCTGCGCCGACTCGCCCCGCAGGTGCTCGGTGCCCTGGTGCGTCGGCACGGTGACTTCGCCCGGGCCGAGGACGCGGTGCAGGACGCCCTGGTGGCCGCCGTCGAGCAGTGGCCCCGGACGGGCGTACCGGAGCATCCGGCGAGCTGGCTGCACACCGTGGCCAGCCGCCGCTACATCGACCAGGTACGCGCCGAGGCCGCCCGGATCCGCCGCGAGCGTACGGCGCACGACGCCACCCCGCGGGACGCGCTTGTCGCGCCGCCGCCCGACGTCGAGGCACCCCGCGACGACCTGCTGGAACTGTTCCTGCTCTGCTGCCATCCGGCGCTGCCCGCGTCGGCACAACTGGCCCTCACCCTGCGCGCGGTGGGCGGGCTGACCACCGCCGAGGTCGCGGCGGCCTTCCTGGTGCCGGAGAAGACCATGGGGCAGCGGATCTCCCGGGCCAAGCAGCGGCTCCGGGAGGCCGGCGCCCGGTTCGCGCCGGCACCGGCGACGGAGCGGGGCGCACGGCTGGCGGTGGTCCGCCAGGTGCTGTACCTGATGTTCAACGAGGGCTACACCGCGAGCAGCGGCCCGGCACTACTCCGGCCCGACCTGACCCGGCAGGCGTTGCGACTGGCTCGCCGGCTGCACGAGCGGTTACCCGACGACGGGGAGACCGCGGGCCTGCTGGCGCTGATGCTGCTGACCGAGGCGCGGGCCACCACCCGGGTCGGCCCGGGCGGCGAGCTGGTTCCGCTGGCCGACCAGGACCGCCGACGGTGGGACCGGGCGGCCATCGTCGAGGGCTGTGCGCTGCTGACCCGAAGCCTGTCCACCTCGCCGCCGGGTCCGTACCAGGTCCAGGCCGCCATCGCGGCGGTGCACGCCGAGGCACCGAGCACGGCGGCGACCGACTGGCCGCAGGTGCTGGCCCTCTACGAGCTGCTGGAGCGGCTGGCCCCCAATCCGGTGGCCACGCTGAACCGGGCGGTGGCGGTCGGCATGGTGCACGGCCCCGCCGCCGGGCTGGACCTGCTGGCCGAACTGGAGTCGGGGTTGCTCGCCGGACACCACCGGCGGCACGCCGTCCGCGCCCACCTGTTGGAGCTGGCCGGTGACCGGGCTGCCGCCGTCGTGGCCTGGCGGCAGGCGGCGGAACTCGCCGGCAGCGAGCCCGAGCGGCGGTACCTGCTGGGCCGAGCCGCCGCAGCACAGTGATCTGGATCACGTCGAAGGCTGGTAGAAGTGACGAGCACGGCTCCGATCCATCGGTGAGCAGGCCCCGAGTTGGGCGCCGCCGAACCGAGAGGAACGAACGTGACAAAGGTGACCGCGCAGCTGTCGGTTTCGCTTGACGGTTTCTACGCCGGCCCACGGCACGACGGCAACGGCGACTGGATAACGTCCGCGGAGAGCCACGGCTTCTACCGGGTGACCCGCTGGGCCACCGAGGCGATGGCCTGGCGGGAACGGCAGGGCATCACCGGCGGCCGGCGCGACGTCAACTCCGAGATCATCGCGGAGTCGTTCGGCGCGGCCGGTGCGTACGTGATGGGCCGCCGGATGGCCGACGGCGGTGAGGTGCCCTGGGGCGACGAACCCCCGTTCCGCGCCCCGGTCTTCGTGGTGACCCACCGGCCCCGCGAGCGGGTGGTACGCCAGGGCGGCACCAGCTTCACCTACGTCACCGACGGGGTGGCGAGCGCGGTGGCGCAGGCCCGGGCCGCGGCGGGCGGCAAGGACGTGGCGGTGGCCGGCGGCGGCAGCCTGGTCCGGCAGGTGCTGCGCGCCGGCCTGCTCGACGAGTTGGAACTGCACGTGGCGCCGGTCGTGCTGGGCACCGGCATGCGCCTGCTCGACGCCGACCTCGGCCTGGACGAGTTCGAGGCGATCGAACTGACGCCCACCCGCGTCGTGCCCGACCCCCAGGTCACCCACATCCGGTACGCCGTAACCGGCCGCGCCCCCCTCACCCTCGACTCCCGTGGGAGGTAAGGAAGGGCCCCCTATTAACGCCTCAGGTAGTAGAAGGGCCCCTTTTTAACACTTCTCGCGGGGCCCGGCGGAGTCGCTGGCGTCGGTACGGGACAACGCAAGCGGGCGCCCAGTCCTAGAGTGACGGCAACTTTCGATCTAGGAGGGCGCGGTGTCCGAGCCGCCACCCGTCGGGAATTCCTCGCGCGCCGAAGAAGCCGACGTGCCTGTACCCACCGATGCCAGGACGGTAGATCCGGCGGGGGCGGCACCCCAGCTACTGGTCGTGCCGCCCACCGCGGGACTGTCGCCAATCGTCTGGCCCGGTCCGGCCGACCAGCCCGCCTGGGCCATTCCGGTGACCGTCCCGCCCGGCACCAGGGGTTACGCCATCTTCCTCCCCCTGGTGGCGACCGCCGAGGAGCCGATTGCCGGGGCGGCCGGCACGAAACCGGCGGCAGCGCCAGTTGGCACAGAGCACGCAACGCCAGCCGGCACAGAGCACGCAACGCCAGCCGGCACAGAGCAGGCAACGCCAGCCGCGGTGAAGCAGGCGGCGCCAGTTGGCCAGGGCACACCGGCAGAGCCGGCAGCGCCAGCCGGTGCGGAGCCGGAAGCGCCAGCCCACGAGGCAACGCGAACCGATGCAGAGCTGGCCGGTGACCGGACGCCGGCAGTGCCAGCCGGTGCAGGGCCGGCAACGCCAGCCCACGACGGGACGCCGGCAGCACCGGCCGCCCGTGGCACCACGGGCGAGACAACAGCGGCGGTGGGTGCGGCGGCGGCAGCGCGGGCCGGACAGGGCACGCCGGCAGTGCCGGTCGCGGTGCAGGCGTCCGGCACGCCCCGGGTGGAAGCTGCGCCACCGGCGGTGGTCGGCGGGCTCGGGCCCGCACCGGTGCCGGGCAACCATGGCCCGCAGCCGGCACTGCCCGCCTACCAGATGGCCCGCTCACCGTACGACTTTCGGCGGCAACCTCTGCCGCCGTCGTTCCTACAGCGGGCGTGGCCCGGGCCCGCGCCGGCCGGTGACCGGTCCAGCGTCCTGGCCGTGCTGGCCGGCGCGCTCGGCGTGGCGGCGCTCGTGCCGCTCGGTCGTACCGGCATCGGTTGGTTTCTCGGCTGGCTGGTGCTCACCGCCAGCGTCACCGTGGCGGTGTGGCGGCACACCGAACGGATGCCCCGCGCGGAGCGCTGGGTCCGGGCCGGCTGGGCGGGTGCGGCGCTGGCGCTGCTCGCGGTGCTCGGCTTCCGCAACGCCTGGTGGCTGGTGACGTTCTGCGTGCTCGGGGCGCTGGGCTGCGCGGCGCTGGCGATCGTCGACGGTCGTCGGCTCAGATCGATCCTGTTCAGCCTGGCCGCCGCACCGATCGCAGCGGTACGCGGCCTGCCCTGGGTGCGTACCCAGGTCCGGGCGCCCGGCAGTCCCGGTAGCGTGCGCCGCGTCGTCGGGTCGGTGGCCGCCACCGTGGTCGTGCTGCTGGTCTTCGGCCCGCTGCTCTCCTCGGCCGACGCCGCCTTCTCCCAGGTGCTCGGTGCCGTCATTCCGGAGATCAGCATCGGTGGCGTGTTCCGATGGCTGTTCCTCGCGGCCATGGGCGGCCTGATCGCGGTGGCGGCCGTCTACACGATCGCCGCGCCGCCCGATTTGTCCATGGTGGACCGACCCAGCAGCCGCCGGGTCGGCCTGCTCGAATGGGCACCGCCGATCGCCGCCCTGACCGCCCTGTTCGGCGGCTTCGTCGCGGTGCAGTTCACCGTGCTCTTCGGCGGGCAGCGGCACGTGCTGGAGACCACCGGTCTCAGCTACGCCGAGTACGCCCGCAGCGGCTTCTGGCAACTGGTCGTCGTCACCCTGCTGACCCTGGCGGTGCTCGGCGCGGTGACCCGGTGGGCCCGCCGGGACCGGCGCGTCGACCGGGTGCTGCTGCGGGTCATGCTCGGCCTGCTCAGCGCGCTGACCGTGGTCATCGTGGTGTCGGCACTGTCCCGGATGTACACGTACCAGAAGGTGTACAGCTTCACCGGTGAGCGGATCTTCGTGATGGCGTTCGAGCTGCTGCTCGGTGCGATCTTCCTGATGATCCTGGTGGCCGGCATCCGCTGGCGCGGCGGTTGGATTCCGCGACTGGCGGCGGCGCTGGGGGTGGTGATGCTGCTCGGGCTGGCGGTGCTCAATCCCGAGGACTACGCGGCCCGCCGCAACGTCGCCCGGTACGAGCAGACCGGCCGGATCGACGCCTGGTACCTACGCGCGCTCTCCGCCGACGCCACGCCCGCCCTGGCCGCCCTGCCCGATCCGGTACGCCGCTGCACGCTTAGTTGGATCGCCGACGACCTGGCCGAACCGGACCCGTGGTACGCCTGGAACCGGGGCCGCGACCGGGCCCGGGCGGTGCTCGATCGGCTGGGGCCCGAGGCCATCGGCAACCAGCGCGACTGCCGCCGCGCCGACCAGTTCGACCTGCCGAAGACCCGGTCACCGCGCTGACCGACCCGGTGTTCAAGCCCGGCGCGACTCAGGAGTTGGCCAGGAACTCCAGGACCTGGGGCCAGCCGTCGCGCCGGGCTGCGGCGTCGCCCGGCCGGGTGCCGCCGAGCGACAGGTCACCGGTGGACGTCCGGTACACCGTCGTCGCCGGCAGGTACGGGAAGGTGCCGACCCGGTGGCCCGAGTCCGGATAGAACAACGCGCGGTGCGGGGACCCGCCGAGGGCGTGTATCAACTCGGCGGTGAACCAGGCCGCCGGCCAGACCTCGTCGTCCTCACCGGTGACGGCCAGCACCGGCCCGTCGATCCGGTCGAGCGGGACCGGGCCGAGCGGGACCGGGCGGCCGTCAAGG
This DNA window, taken from Micromonospora sp. FIMYZ51, encodes the following:
- a CDS encoding S8 family serine peptidase; translation: MRRHKRVGAAGLAAALVLGLGQPGWAAPGGGGEPGRGSGPGRGAVPAAGALDQPATVTLITGDRVTVGRADRVTIRPAKDRASIRFTTHEIGGELHVIPADAVPLIGSGVLDRRLFNVNKLIEYGYHDAARERLPMIVAYPDGAAARRGGSSLPGDEIRVDRELPAIEGAAVSAAKDDLAEVWTELTADRAADAGEIAGIERIWLDGKRRPAVDRGVQQIGAPAAYEAGFTGAGVTVAVIDSGVDLTHPDLADVVTEAVSFLPETDAVDRFGHGTHVASTIAGSGAASDGRYRGVAPDATLVSAKVCEYWCDDSAIIEAMHWAAVDKQADVINMSLGGSDGPEVDPFEEAVNTLTAQTGALFVISAGNEGPTDRTVGSPGSADAALTVGAVDRDGSLADFSSRGARVGDDAVKPDITAPGVGIVAAKAAEGVMGIPVGDHYVAESGTSMAAPHVAGAAALLAQQHPEWDATRLKAALMGSANPRPGDTAYQQGAGLVDVARAIGQPVTADPPSVSYGRTLWPHQDDEPITRTVTYRNDGTEALTLDLAWQVTGPDGKPAPEGMFRTAASQVTVPAGGTAEVAATVDTSVDGADGYYSGHLVATAGQVRTVVPVGVHREVESYNLTVNHLDSTGGPADAFFTLISGIDVPTVEVVYSAVDGAVTVRVPTGRYAVTSVIDEYDDQVRSSLLAQPELNLTRDATVSLDARKAKPIRATVPDRAARLALVQMAMVVELSDGAYGLIGVMAEDFTTIHSAQLGSQKNADHLSSMVAHQWVRPGGAGGPHLYHLGEGFPGRLPTGYRKDVRRSELATVRHELRGERVGNHVDRDMSAAFDGVYGSTFGMPVPVSDRWTEYHSTKGVAWAGSLYFEQRAEDEEYGEFRKVLFGEAQRYRAGRSYQDVWNGAPIGPTLLRTGSPSGSAARIEDVILVDIPMHGDAAGHGGISTADAERTALYRGDELIDEWTGAQEAGFGIFEVPAQPAAYRLEASARRSIAELSTEVALTWRFRSARPDGADWALLPMMVVRYAPKLDRNSAAPAGRRFDIPLRVIGNEGASVTPKRVTVQVSYDDGRTWQPAKVKAAGKNWTATVQHPRGNGYVSLRTSVADRQGNTIDQTIIRAYRLKGGAPF
- a CDS encoding GntR family transcriptional regulator, with the translated sequence MEDGRPIFLQIAELLENSILDGTLAEEAQVPSTNELAAFHRINPATAAKGVNKLVDDGTLYKKRGIGMFVSSGARAKLRGRRRDDFARQYVQPLLTEARKLGIDPAELKHMIDTWEGSR
- a CDS encoding YciI family protein encodes the protein MKYLMLIYGNEEIWGSLPEDELATLIGNVDAFNEALRASGELVDSQGLQTRPRAVRIVEGAPVVTDGPYLEAKEYVGSYFVVDVASEQRAMEIARSYPGLRFAAGAGGGLEVWPLMTRDER
- a CDS encoding ABC transporter permease — its product is MNRALTVARLQFVAWPLVVGWPWGILALSFFINLALFTAMREPIEAEPTTGGLLSIYIVMLVACITTITQDFPFAIGLGVSRRSFYLGNVLQFGAQAISYAAVLYLLAVTEEATGGWGIGLRFFGLPFLLVEHPVLRFLGFAIPFLLLGFLGMAIALVFKRWGVNGMLTLGTLSLVVFGGAAVLASWRGWWPAIGEWFADQSGAALLVGYPALLAIPLAIVSWLIIRRATP
- a CDS encoding ABC transporter ATP-binding protein produces the protein MSPVVTVSNLTKRYREVTALDGISFSLTENRIYGLLGRNGAGKTTLMQILTAQHFATSGEVTVFGQHPYENEAVLSRISFIKESQTYPSMAVHYVLRAASLVHPGWDDEFAKQLVDDFRLPLRRAVSKLSRGMLSSLGIIIGLASRAPLTFFDEPYLGLDAVARQIFYDRLLADYTEHPRTIVLSTHLIDEVSDLIEHVLLIDRGRLLLDAETEALRGQVLTVSGPVAAVDEFARTGAELHRMLLGGTARATVRGDFGPAEHDRARTLGLTLEASSLQDTVVRLTTATNGAAPATAGATSKEALR
- a CDS encoding carbohydrate-binding module family 20 domain-containing protein; the protein is MRIPRPRAAISAALAATLVAAGLTAVTLGTTPAGAADVRANGDAIVHLFQWRWDSIADECETNLGPNGWGGVQVSPPQEHVVLPSAEGATYPWWQDYQPVSYRLDATRRGTRAEFVNMVERCRAQGVKIYVDMVLNHMSGTGSAGSGPGSAGTVYSKYSYPNLFNDGSGDSYGYADFAPCYRRISNWGNKQEVQDCELLDLADLNTADPEVRRKIAKYMNAVIDLGVAGFRVDAAKHVQEAHLADIINRLRDVPGFGGRPDLFHEVYGDGTIPYTAYAPYGGVTNFDYQRAVSSAFRDGNIAQLGNLPNYGGLTAQQAVVFIDNHDTQRENPTLTYKNGARYYLADTFMLAHPYGRPQLMSSYAFGSVHGQGPPSTSTGSTLATDCGNGAWICEHRNPGVAGMPGFRNAVAGTGIGSVVTEGNGRLAFARGNRGYAAFNATGSTWSRSFDTSLPDGRYCNVGRGRYDRSTGACPGGVVTVSGGAFTASIPADQAVALHVEARLDGPAPTPTATPTAGPTGSPTPTPSPSNPAGATRFTATVTTTPGQEVYVVGSLPQLGSWNPANGVPLSTTSGSYPTWTGSVDLPAGTAFEWKLVKVGNGTVQWENDPNRTGTAGTAITASWNQPAGNPPGDATVSFRATATTTLGQHLYVVGDLPALGGWDPARGVRLSPTGYPVWTGELSLPTGTAFSYKYVKRTDAGQVVWESGANRTATATGPLTLTDTWR